GAGAATTGTACCAAAAGACGGTCCAGTTCCAGATTATGAAGCAGGTCAATTTCTCACACTAGGTTTAGCAAATCCATTAGATAAGGGAAAAATTGTTAGAAGAGCATATTCAATAGCATCACATCCTGAAAACAAAGAGTATATTGAATTTGTAATTAGATGGGTTAGAAAACCACTTCCAGGAAGATTAACTACTCAATTATTTAATGTAAAAGAAGGAGATGAAATTCTTTGGTTAAAACCAGCAGGTAAGGCATTAGGAATTAGTCAAGAATTACCAAGTGGTGAAAAAGACACAAGAAGAATTGTCTGCATTGGTGGTGGAACTGGACTGGCACCATTTGTCAGTTTTGCACAGCATCTTCGTGACACAAACGACAAAAGAGAAATCGTTGTTTTGCATGGTGCAAGTTATGTTGATGAATTAAGCTACAAAGATTTGCTAACAGGTTTAGAAAACGAAAGTATTGAACGGGGTAAAGACGAATGGAATTTTAAATATAGTGCAGCAATCAGTAGACCACAAGAATGGTTTAACAGAAGTTGGGCAGG
This window of the Candidatus Nitrosomarinus catalina genome carries:
- a CDS encoding FAD-binding oxidoreductase — translated: MVVDNKATVTYVQLLKEDLLVMRIVPKDGPVPDYEAGQFLTLGLANPLDKGKIVRRAYSIASHPENKEYIEFVIRWVRKPLPGRLTTQLFNVKEGDEILWLKPAGKALGISQELPSGEKDTRRIVCIGGGTGLAPFVSFAQHLRDTNDKREIVVLHGASYVDELSYKDLLTGLENESIERGKDEWNFKYSAAISRPQEWFNRSWAGQVGRVETFLRPRDNGLSPLEELVGGKITKENTIFYVCGWQGTIDGVMDFLNPKGFVTEHDKRDDGSFEVKYESYG